One Tessaracoccus lacteus DNA window includes the following coding sequences:
- a CDS encoding DUF58 domain-containing protein → MARGARLTGRGWAMVVIGLVATAGAAIAGERDLIWVTAVPVFLPLLSLAHLTLDPPRITHRRTVEPATVAIGESARVVVEIRSASTTQAAALRFTDHAPAALGDGARFGIARGFGSWRQDVGYTIATTQRGRYQIGPLAAEATDALALARIRVAAEGPATSLRVTPHLWRLGSLTASPRLGAADATPQRIGQAGSDDVLVREHRHGDDLRRVHWKMTARQGDLMVRLEEHPWDPSSTLVVDTRTGAHFGQGPGSSLEWAVSAVTSVAAQLTEGRHRLTIVSPAGLACDPGHTLGEAALQLVLEAMTDLTSSEETWLGAAVADPQLLGASATIVAATGRLTAHDAAALAAAGTRALSRVALAPDVEAWGGEPGEHADALRLLRNHGWTVELYGPRTGVADAWRRATT, encoded by the coding sequence GTGGCACGCGGGGCGCGGCTGACCGGCCGCGGCTGGGCAATGGTGGTCATCGGGCTCGTCGCGACGGCCGGGGCCGCTATCGCCGGGGAGCGCGACCTCATCTGGGTGACCGCCGTTCCGGTGTTCCTGCCGCTGCTGAGCCTCGCTCACCTCACCCTCGACCCGCCCCGCATCACGCACCGTCGCACCGTCGAGCCCGCGACGGTCGCGATCGGCGAGTCGGCGCGGGTGGTCGTCGAGATCCGCAGCGCCTCCACGACGCAGGCCGCCGCCCTGCGTTTCACCGACCACGCGCCGGCGGCGCTGGGCGACGGCGCACGGTTCGGCATCGCCCGCGGCTTCGGCTCGTGGCGGCAGGACGTCGGCTACACGATCGCCACGACCCAGCGGGGCCGCTACCAAATCGGTCCACTCGCCGCCGAGGCCACCGACGCGCTCGCGCTGGCCCGGATCCGCGTCGCGGCCGAGGGGCCCGCCACCTCGCTGCGCGTGACCCCGCATCTGTGGCGCCTCGGCTCGCTCACGGCCAGCCCCCGCCTCGGCGCAGCCGACGCCACCCCCCAGCGGATCGGGCAGGCGGGCAGCGACGACGTGCTGGTACGCGAGCACCGCCACGGAGACGACCTGCGACGGGTGCACTGGAAGATGACGGCCCGACAGGGCGACCTCATGGTCCGGCTCGAGGAGCACCCGTGGGACCCGTCGAGCACACTGGTCGTCGACACCCGCACGGGCGCGCACTTCGGGCAGGGTCCGGGCTCCTCACTGGAATGGGCAGTCTCCGCCGTCACGTCGGTCGCCGCGCAGCTCACCGAGGGCCGGCACCGGCTCACGATCGTGTCGCCCGCCGGGCTGGCCTGCGACCCCGGCCATACGCTCGGCGAGGCCGCCCTCCAGCTGGTACTCGAGGCCATGACGGACCTCACCTCCTCCGAGGAGACGTGGCTCGGCGCGGCCGTCGCGGACCCCCAGCTGCTCGGCGCGTCCGCCACCATCGTCGCCGCGACCGGCAGGCTCACGGCCCACGACGCGGCGGCCCTTGCCGCGGCCGGGACCAGGGCGCTCAGCAGGGTGGCGCTGGCCCCCGACGTCGAGGCCTGGGGCGGAGAGCCCGGAGAGCACGCGGATGCGCTCCGCCTCCTGCGCAACCACGGGTGGACCGTGGAGCTGTACGGCCCCCGCACGGGCGTGGCGGACGCGTGGCGGAGGGCGACGACATGA
- a CDS encoding AAA family ATPase codes for MARVIEGKQAQLRMAVTVLLAEGHLLIEDVPGVGKTVLAKALGRSIAGDVRRIQFTPDLLPSDVTGVSVFNQSTREFEFKKGGIFANVVLGDEINRASPKTQSALLEAMAESQVSVDGTTYPLAEPFMVIATQNPIEMEGTYPLPEAQRDRFMARITMGYPDRRAEVAMLAHHAGGDELAAVHPVTDVATVTAAIRAVRAVYVAPVINDYIVSIVDATRHHPDLRLGASPRAGLHLLRASRVVAALSGRDYVIPEDVSALAVDVLAHRILPTVEAQVARRQPAAIIRAAVAAIPLPERR; via the coding sequence ATGGCCCGCGTGATCGAGGGCAAGCAGGCGCAGCTCAGGATGGCCGTCACCGTCCTCCTCGCCGAGGGTCACCTGCTGATCGAGGACGTGCCGGGCGTCGGGAAGACCGTCCTGGCGAAGGCGCTGGGACGGTCCATCGCCGGCGACGTGCGGCGCATCCAGTTCACGCCGGACCTGCTGCCCTCCGACGTCACCGGCGTGTCGGTGTTCAACCAGTCGACGCGGGAGTTCGAGTTCAAGAAGGGCGGCATCTTCGCCAACGTCGTGCTCGGCGACGAGATCAACCGGGCCTCGCCGAAGACGCAGTCGGCGCTGCTGGAGGCCATGGCCGAGAGCCAGGTCTCCGTCGACGGCACCACCTATCCGCTGGCCGAGCCCTTCATGGTGATCGCGACGCAGAACCCCATCGAGATGGAGGGGACCTACCCCCTGCCCGAGGCGCAGCGCGACCGCTTCATGGCGCGCATCACGATGGGCTACCCCGACCGCAGGGCCGAGGTGGCGATGCTGGCGCACCACGCCGGCGGCGACGAGCTGGCCGCCGTGCACCCCGTCACGGACGTGGCGACGGTGACCGCCGCCATCCGCGCGGTGCGCGCGGTCTACGTGGCGCCCGTCATCAACGACTACATCGTCTCAATCGTCGACGCCACCCGCCACCACCCCGACCTCAGGCTCGGCGCCAGCCCGCGCGCCGGCCTGCACCTCCTGCGCGCCTCGCGGGTGGTGGCCGCCCTCTCCGGCCGCGACTACGTCATCCCCGAGGACGTCTCCGCGCTGGCCGTCGATGTCCTCGCCCACCGCATCCTCCCCACTGTCGAGGCGCAGGTGGCCCGCAGACAGCCGGCGGCCATCATCCGGGCCGCCGTCGCCGCCATCCCGCTGCCAGAGCGGCGGTGA
- the mraZ gene encoding division/cell wall cluster transcriptional repressor MraZ: MFLGTYSPKLDDKGRLIVPAKFRDAFADGLVMTKSQEHALAVYPQADFLNKMSNLASAPNTLRQVRSYQRMVMAAASDDRLDSQGRVTIPPHLRAYAGLERDVVVIGAGDRAEIWDAETWNRYAEEQESDFSDMDGEFTAFTGT; encoded by the coding sequence ATGTTTCTCGGTACGTACTCGCCGAAGCTCGACGACAAGGGCCGCCTCATCGTGCCCGCCAAGTTCCGTGACGCTTTCGCCGACGGGCTGGTCATGACCAAGTCCCAGGAGCACGCGCTCGCGGTGTACCCCCAGGCTGACTTTCTGAACAAGATGTCGAACCTCGCCTCCGCCCCCAACACCCTGAGGCAGGTCCGCAGCTATCAGCGCATGGTGATGGCCGCGGCCAGCGACGACAGGCTCGACTCCCAGGGCAGGGTCACCATTCCTCCCCACCTGCGTGCCTATGCGGGGCTGGAGCGGGACGTCGTGGTGATCGGGGCGGGTGACCGTGCCGAGATCTGGGATGCCGAGACGTGGAACAGGTACGCCGAGGAACAGGAGTCGGACTTCTCAGACATGGACGGAGAGTTCACGGCCTTCACGGGCACGTGA
- the rsmH gene encoding 16S rRNA (cytosine(1402)-N(4))-methyltransferase RsmH, with product MTGFTDVHDPVMIDRIVELLSPALQRPGAVYVDGTLGLAGHASAILAANPEARLVGIDRDPDAHEVARERLGALADRATLVQAVYDELPDVLTDLGIGRIDAILLDLGLSSLQIDRTERGFAYRVDAPLDMRMNPTQGSTAADVLNTYSAGELARILKWYGEERFADRIARAVVAAREDAPFDRSGRLVDVISSAIPAAARHTGGHPAKRTFQALRIEVNRELAALEGVLPAAVAALAVGGRFAVLSYHSLEDRLVKRTFAAGAADRAPRDLPVVPENLRAELRLLTRGAERPGAEETATNPRAASARLRVAERIREAS from the coding sequence ATGACAGGGTTCACCGACGTTCACGATCCGGTCATGATCGACCGGATCGTCGAGCTGCTCAGCCCTGCCCTGCAGCGGCCCGGGGCGGTCTATGTGGACGGCACCCTCGGCCTGGCGGGCCACGCCAGCGCCATCCTGGCCGCGAACCCCGAGGCGAGGCTCGTCGGCATCGACCGGGACCCCGACGCCCACGAGGTGGCCAGGGAGCGGCTGGGGGCCCTCGCGGACCGGGCGACGCTCGTGCAGGCGGTCTACGACGAGCTGCCGGACGTGCTCACCGACCTCGGCATCGGCAGAATCGACGCCATCCTGCTGGACCTCGGGCTCTCGTCTCTGCAGATCGACCGCACCGAGCGGGGCTTCGCCTACCGTGTCGACGCGCCGCTGGACATGCGGATGAACCCCACGCAGGGGTCGACCGCGGCCGATGTGCTCAACACCTACTCCGCCGGCGAGCTGGCCCGCATCCTCAAGTGGTACGGCGAGGAGCGGTTCGCGGACCGCATCGCACGTGCGGTCGTCGCGGCGCGCGAGGACGCGCCGTTCGACCGCTCCGGCAGGCTCGTCGACGTCATCTCCTCCGCGATCCCTGCCGCCGCCCGCCACACGGGCGGCCATCCGGCCAAGCGGACCTTCCAGGCCCTGCGCATCGAGGTCAACCGTGAGCTCGCGGCGCTGGAGGGCGTCCTCCCGGCTGCCGTGGCCGCGCTGGCCGTCGGCGGGCGGTTCGCTGTGCTCAGCTACCACTCCCTCGAGGACCGCCTCGTGAAACGCACCTTCGCAGCGGGCGCGGCCGACCGCGCGCCGCGGGACCTGCCCGTGGTGCCGGAGAACCTGCGGGCCGAGCTGCGCCTCCTCACGCGGGGCGCCGAGCGGCCGGGCGCCGAGGAGACCGCGACCAACCCACGAGCAGCGTCGGCGCGGCTGCGTGTCGCCGAGCGGATCAGGGAGGCCTCATGA
- a CDS encoding peptidoglycan D,D-transpeptidase FtsI family protein: MLVLAVGAGRAVQLQGIDSQAYAAQAADKTKSTRTLPATRGSITDRNGVVLATTEPAMIVSIDPDMVRTNGADKRYAMSERKQEEAAAAPEAVADLLVKHLGGRKQDYLDAIATENSRYKVIARKVPAATFTALKADLQLGMDGDGSRPWYGVFGDSDPIRVYPNRTVASNIVGFVNGEGVGASGLEYALDDDLEGTAGSMIYDSSTYGTIPLGTSISEPAVDGASYELTIDSDLQWMVEQFLAEGMDQAGAKTGMAVVMNAKTGEVLALANGPSFDSSNPGSADAEDLGNRAVTQAYEPGSVEKVLTMAALADQGLVTPTTKVVVPARIASGDGYVRDSFEHGTINLTAAGIIAQSSNIGTIQLSRQMDKVTLAGYLKKFGLGTRSGIGLPGETSGSVPADDMADYTRDQISFGQGLSVNAVQMTAAVAAVVNGGVYHQPTIIASATAADGTEIALDEPTERRVISEEASSMVLEMMESVVTLNENRSIPGYRTAGKSGTAQRFDSDCMCYNGFTSSYVGVAPVEDPQLVVYVVLDQPTNGNLGSRLALPVVNNILKMALPRYNVAPSTTDPYDTPLTFD, translated from the coding sequence ATGCTCGTGCTGGCCGTCGGAGCCGGGCGCGCCGTCCAGCTGCAGGGCATCGACTCGCAGGCCTACGCCGCGCAGGCGGCCGACAAGACGAAGTCCACCCGCACCCTGCCCGCGACCCGCGGGTCAATCACCGACCGCAACGGCGTCGTGCTCGCCACCACCGAGCCCGCCATGATCGTCTCGATCGACCCGGACATGGTCCGCACCAACGGCGCCGACAAGCGCTACGCGATGAGCGAGCGCAAGCAGGAGGAGGCCGCGGCGGCACCCGAGGCCGTCGCCGACCTGCTCGTCAAGCATCTCGGCGGCCGGAAGCAGGACTACCTCGACGCCATCGCGACCGAGAACTCCCGCTACAAGGTGATCGCCCGCAAGGTCCCGGCCGCCACCTTCACCGCGCTGAAGGCCGACCTCCAGCTCGGCATGGACGGTGACGGCTCGCGCCCCTGGTACGGCGTGTTCGGCGACTCCGACCCGATCCGCGTCTACCCGAACCGCACTGTCGCCTCCAACATCGTCGGCTTCGTCAACGGCGAGGGCGTCGGCGCCTCCGGCCTGGAGTACGCCCTGGACGATGACCTGGAGGGCACCGCCGGCTCGATGATCTACGACTCCTCGACGTACGGCACCATCCCGCTCGGCACGAGCATCTCCGAGCCCGCGGTCGACGGCGCCAGCTACGAACTCACGATCGACTCCGACCTCCAGTGGATGGTCGAGCAGTTCCTCGCGGAGGGCATGGACCAGGCCGGCGCGAAGACGGGCATGGCCGTGGTCATGAACGCGAAGACCGGGGAGGTCCTCGCTCTCGCCAACGGTCCGAGCTTCGACTCATCCAACCCCGGCAGCGCCGACGCCGAGGACCTCGGCAACCGTGCCGTCACGCAGGCCTACGAGCCCGGCTCCGTCGAGAAGGTGCTCACCATGGCGGCGCTGGCCGACCAAGGGCTGGTCACCCCCACCACGAAGGTCGTCGTGCCCGCCCGCATCGCGTCGGGCGACGGCTACGTGCGGGACTCCTTCGAGCACGGCACCATCAACCTGACCGCGGCCGGCATCATCGCGCAGTCGTCCAACATCGGCACCATCCAGCTGTCGAGGCAGATGGACAAGGTCACGCTGGCGGGCTACCTGAAGAAGTTCGGGCTCGGGACCCGCTCCGGTATCGGCCTGCCCGGCGAGACCTCGGGAAGCGTGCCCGCCGACGACATGGCGGACTACACGCGTGACCAGATCTCCTTCGGCCAGGGCCTCAGCGTCAACGCGGTGCAGATGACCGCCGCCGTCGCGGCCGTGGTCAACGGCGGCGTCTACCACCAGCCCACCATCATCGCCTCGGCGACGGCCGCCGACGGCACCGAGATCGCCCTCGACGAGCCGACGGAGCGCCGGGTCATCTCCGAGGAGGCCTCCTCGATGGTGCTGGAGATGATGGAGTCCGTCGTCACCCTCAACGAGAACCGGTCCATCCCCGGCTACCGCACCGCTGGCAAGTCCGGCACCGCGCAGCGCTTCGACTCCGACTGCATGTGCTACAACGGCTTCACGTCCTCCTACGTGGGCGTCGCCCCCGTCGAGGACCCGCAGCTCGTCGTCTACGTCGTGCTCGACCAGCCCACCAACGGCAACCTCGGATCGCGGCTCGCGCTGCCGGTCGTCAACAACATCCTCAAGATGGCGCTGCCGCGCTACAACGTGGCACCCTCGACGACCGACCCCTACGACACCCCGCTGACGTTCGACTGA
- a CDS encoding UDP-N-acetylmuramoyl-L-alanyl-D-glutamate--2,6-diaminopimelate ligase — MDSLLRPTTPRRVPLLSLTDGLGLRGDTSATADVTGITQDSRSVRPGWLYVGLPGTRMHGASFAEQAAAAGAAAILTDPEGEALAREAGIPVLVAADVRHAMAVVAARTFGDPAESMTMLGVTGTNGKTTTVALLQAGLARAGQLAGTIGTIGFRLGVDEIRSSRSTVTTPESPDLQALLAVMAERGADAVALEVSSHALALSRADGIVFDAVGFLNLGRDHLDFHHSMEEYFEAKARLFEPGRARVSVIWVDDPRGAELADRVRAHGASRLVTVGSGGDVDYLLSGYRDLPALAGAATITRGGEQIELRLSLPGRYNMIDAAVALAMLEAVGVPTATAVEGLGAAQVPGRMQRVDLGDGAPLVVVDFAHTPQAVGAAVESLAVEGDVITVIGCGGDRDAAKRPEMGAAAARGSVLTIITDDNPRTEDPTVIRAQTLDGARAVPGAHVLEVPGRRAAIAEALRRARPGSVVAILGKGHERGQILADATVDFDDVEEAAEQWRRLGEEGTPHACDNRG, encoded by the coding sequence ATGGATAGCTTGCTTCGCCCGACCACCCCGCGGCGTGTTCCGCTGCTCAGCCTGACCGACGGCCTCGGCCTGCGCGGCGATACCTCCGCCACCGCAGACGTCACCGGCATCACGCAGGACTCGCGTTCCGTGCGCCCCGGCTGGCTCTACGTCGGGCTCCCTGGCACCCGCATGCACGGCGCCTCCTTCGCGGAACAGGCCGCCGCGGCAGGCGCCGCCGCGATCCTCACCGACCCCGAGGGCGAGGCGTTGGCACGCGAGGCGGGCATCCCCGTGCTGGTCGCCGCCGACGTGCGCCACGCCATGGCCGTCGTCGCCGCCCGCACGTTCGGCGACCCGGCGGAGTCGATGACGATGCTGGGCGTCACCGGCACGAACGGGAAGACCACCACCGTCGCGCTGCTGCAGGCGGGCCTCGCGCGCGCCGGGCAGCTGGCCGGCACCATCGGCACGATCGGCTTCCGGCTCGGCGTCGACGAGATCCGCTCGTCGCGTTCCACCGTCACGACTCCCGAGTCCCCGGACCTGCAGGCCCTGCTCGCCGTGATGGCGGAGCGGGGCGCGGACGCGGTCGCGCTCGAGGTCAGCTCGCACGCCCTGGCACTGTCTCGGGCCGACGGCATCGTCTTCGACGCGGTCGGCTTCCTGAACCTCGGCCGCGACCACCTCGACTTCCACCATTCGATGGAGGAGTACTTCGAGGCGAAGGCGCGGCTCTTCGAACCCGGCCGCGCCCGGGTCAGCGTCATCTGGGTCGACGACCCCCGCGGGGCCGAGCTCGCCGACCGCGTCCGCGCGCACGGCGCCAGCCGGCTGGTGACGGTCGGCTCCGGCGGCGACGTCGACTACCTCCTCAGCGGCTACCGGGACCTGCCGGCCCTCGCCGGCGCGGCGACCATCACGCGCGGCGGGGAGCAGATCGAGCTGAGGCTGTCGCTGCCCGGCCGCTACAACATGATCGACGCGGCCGTGGCGCTCGCCATGCTCGAGGCCGTCGGGGTGCCCACGGCGACCGCGGTCGAGGGCCTCGGCGCGGCGCAGGTGCCCGGCCGCATGCAGCGCGTCGACCTGGGCGACGGCGCGCCGCTCGTCGTCGTGGACTTCGCACACACCCCGCAGGCCGTCGGCGCGGCCGTCGAGTCGCTGGCCGTCGAGGGCGACGTCATCACCGTCATCGGCTGCGGCGGCGACCGCGACGCGGCGAAGCGCCCAGAGATGGGTGCGGCGGCGGCCCGCGGCAGCGTCCTGACCATCATCACCGACGACAACCCCCGAACCGAGGATCCCACCGTCATCCGGGCGCAGACCCTCGACGGTGCCAGGGCCGTGCCGGGCGCCCACGTCCTGGAGGTGCCGGGCAGAAGGGCGGCCATCGCGGAAGCGTTGCGCAGGGCCCGCCCCGGTAGTGTGGTGGCGATTCTCGGAAAGGGACACGAGCGCGGCCAGATCCTGGCCGACGCGACAGTGGACTTCGACGATGTGGAGGAGGCCGCTGAGCAGTGGCGCCGCCTGGGAGAGGAAGGAACCCCGCATGCGTGCGACAACCGTGGCTGA
- a CDS encoding UDP-N-acetylmuramoyl-tripeptide--D-alanyl-D-alanine ligase, whose protein sequence is MRATTVAELIELMQPAEVELVGDDGPVGPDVVIDSRAATDGALFVAIAGEHVDGHDFARPAVERGAGAVLGTHLTDADVPHILAQDPVRALSWVARGVVRRERARGMVSVGITGSSGKTSTKDLLAQVLEAAGPTVAPLGSQNNEIGVPLTACRVDSETRFLVSEMGARGVGHIAWLTSLVGLDIGVCLNVGQAHVGEFGSLEVTAAAKSEIVADLPAEGWAVLNADDPRVTAMAALTSARVAWFGEGDLPDGDLRVTARGVTLNPLSQASFELVARFAGQAEHSVGVQLGVIGRHQVANALAAAAAALAAGLDLATVGAALSSATTRSQWRMELRPRPDGVLVLNDAYNANPDSMAVALNTAVELVAGSRAEHPTARAVAVLGDMLELGPTAADLHEELGRRAADAGISEVVAVGEFAARIVSGALEGGVPARESLRDDVAASLSLSPGDVVLIKASRGVGLEKVAANLVVRDGAAS, encoded by the coding sequence ATGCGTGCGACAACCGTGGCTGAGCTCATCGAGCTGATGCAGCCGGCCGAGGTAGAGCTGGTGGGCGATGACGGACCCGTCGGCCCCGATGTCGTCATCGACAGCCGGGCCGCCACCGACGGCGCGCTGTTCGTCGCGATCGCCGGCGAGCACGTGGACGGACACGACTTCGCGCGCCCCGCCGTCGAGCGCGGCGCCGGCGCGGTGCTCGGCACCCACCTGACTGACGCGGACGTCCCGCACATCCTGGCCCAGGATCCCGTACGCGCGCTCAGCTGGGTCGCCCGCGGGGTCGTCAGACGCGAGCGGGCCCGCGGCATGGTCAGCGTCGGCATCACCGGAAGCTCCGGCAAGACCAGCACGAAGGACCTTCTCGCGCAGGTCCTCGAGGCCGCCGGCCCCACCGTCGCCCCGCTCGGGAGCCAGAACAACGAGATCGGTGTTCCGCTCACCGCCTGCCGCGTCGACTCCGAGACCCGCTTCCTCGTCTCTGAGATGGGCGCGCGCGGCGTCGGTCACATCGCGTGGCTCACGTCGCTGGTCGGACTCGACATCGGTGTCTGCCTCAACGTCGGTCAGGCACACGTCGGGGAGTTCGGCAGCCTTGAGGTCACCGCCGCCGCCAAGAGCGAGATCGTCGCGGACCTGCCCGCCGAGGGGTGGGCCGTGCTCAACGCCGACGACCCGCGCGTCACCGCCATGGCGGCCCTCACCTCGGCGCGGGTCGCCTGGTTCGGGGAGGGCGACCTCCCGGACGGGGACCTGAGGGTCACCGCGCGGGGCGTCACCCTCAACCCCCTGTCGCAGGCCTCCTTCGAGCTCGTCGCACGCTTCGCGGGCCAGGCGGAGCACTCCGTCGGCGTCCAGCTGGGGGTCATCGGCCGCCACCAGGTTGCCAACGCGCTCGCCGCCGCGGCAGCCGCGCTCGCCGCCGGCCTCGACCTGGCCACCGTCGGCGCCGCACTCTCCTCGGCGACCACCCGGTCGCAGTGGCGCATGGAGCTCCGGCCACGCCCCGACGGCGTGCTCGTCCTCAACGACGCCTACAACGCCAACCCCGACTCCATGGCCGTGGCGCTCAACACCGCCGTCGAGCTGGTCGCGGGCAGCCGCGCCGAGCACCCCACGGCGCGGGCCGTCGCCGTGCTCGGCGACATGCTCGAACTCGGCCCCACCGCGGCCGACCTGCACGAGGAGCTCGGCAGGCGGGCCGCCGACGCGGGCATCAGCGAGGTCGTCGCCGTCGGCGAGTTCGCCGCCCGCATCGTCTCCGGCGCCCTCGAGGGCGGGGTCCCCGCCCGCGAGAGCCTCCGTGACGACGTGGCGGCCTCGTTGTCGCTGTCGCCCGGAGACGTCGTGCTGATCAAGGCATCCCGCGGGGTCGGGCTGGAGAAAGTGGCGGCGAACCTCGTCGTCCGGGACGGAGCCGCATCGTGA
- the mraY gene encoding phospho-N-acetylmuramoyl-pentapeptide-transferase, whose protein sequence is MINILLTGGLSMLFALVGTPLLISFLTKRHYGQFIREDGPTAHYVKRGTPTMGGLVILGSVLLSYTLVHLIRWQAPSLSGLLVLGLATSMAFLGFLDDWAKISKERSLGLTPRGKLIGQGVIGIVFAVVALNFPDARGLTPASPSISFLRDISWLTLPLLLAVVFIVFLIAAWSNAVNITDGLDGLAAGSATLVFAAYTIINIWQFNQWCGRLSTAGPRCYEVRDPNDLAVVAIAFTAACFGFLWWNAKPAKIFMGDTGSMGIGAALAGLSVMTRTELLLVVLGLLFVIEVGSVALQVSYFKATKGKRIFKMSPIHHHFELIGWQEVTVVIRFWIICGLCVALGIGIFYAEWVVGQ, encoded by the coding sequence GTGATCAACATCCTGCTCACGGGCGGGCTGTCCATGCTCTTCGCGCTGGTCGGCACCCCCCTGCTCATCTCGTTCCTGACGAAGCGCCACTACGGCCAGTTCATCCGCGAGGACGGCCCCACGGCGCACTACGTCAAGCGCGGCACCCCCACCATGGGCGGCCTGGTCATCCTCGGCTCGGTGCTGCTGTCCTACACGCTCGTGCATCTGATCCGATGGCAGGCCCCGAGCCTCTCCGGCCTGCTGGTCCTCGGGCTGGCCACCTCCATGGCCTTCCTCGGGTTCCTCGACGACTGGGCCAAGATCTCCAAGGAACGCAGCCTCGGCCTCACACCCCGCGGCAAGCTGATCGGCCAGGGCGTCATCGGCATCGTCTTCGCGGTCGTCGCGCTCAACTTCCCTGACGCGCGCGGGCTGACGCCGGCGTCCCCCTCGATCTCCTTCCTGCGGGACATCTCCTGGCTGACGCTGCCGCTCCTGCTGGCGGTCGTCTTCATCGTGTTCCTGATCGCTGCCTGGTCCAATGCCGTCAACATCACCGACGGGCTGGACGGGCTCGCGGCCGGAAGCGCGACGCTCGTGTTCGCCGCCTACACGATCATCAACATCTGGCAGTTCAACCAGTGGTGCGGCAGGCTCTCCACCGCAGGCCCCCGCTGCTACGAGGTCCGCGACCCCAACGACCTCGCCGTCGTCGCCATCGCCTTCACCGCCGCCTGCTTCGGGTTCCTGTGGTGGAACGCCAAGCCGGCGAAGATCTTCATGGGCGATACCGGCTCGATGGGCATCGGTGCCGCGCTGGCCGGCCTGTCGGTCATGACCCGCACCGAACTGCTGCTGGTCGTCCTCGGACTGCTGTTCGTGATCGAGGTCGGCTCGGTCGCGCTGCAGGTGTCGTACTTCAAGGCAACAAAGGGCAAGCGCATCTTCAAGATGAGCCCGATCCACCACCACTTCGAGCTGATCGGGTGGCAGGAGGTCACGGTCGTGATCCGCTTCTGGATCATCTGCGGGCTGTGCGTGGCGCTCGGCATCGGAATCTTCTACGCCGAATGGGTGGTCGGACAGTGA